A portion of the Syntrophaceae bacterium genome contains these proteins:
- a CDS encoding thioredoxin fold domain-containing protein: MDQEAVIIECLRCGTKNRVPRSRIDDRPRCGKCRAPLAVEAFAVRPVETGDGTFARDVLASGAPALVYFYSPSCPYCRMLSPVIDEIAVKYEGSAVIARTDVAVNPRVAQQYGIQGVPSLLLFREGKLVKRMVGVLSGDEIERSLKGIIKLS; encoded by the coding sequence ATGGATCAGGAAGCCGTCATCATCGAGTGCCTCCGCTGCGGGACCAAGAACCGCGTCCCCCGCTCGCGCATCGACGACCGGCCCCGCTGCGGGAAGTGCCGTGCGCCGCTGGCCGTCGAGGCCTTCGCCGTGAGGCCCGTGGAGACCGGGGACGGGACGTTCGCCCGCGACGTCCTGGCCTCCGGGGCGCCCGCCCTGGTCTATTTCTACTCGCCGTCGTGCCCTTACTGCCGGATGCTCTCGCCCGTGATCGACGAGATCGCCGTCAAGTACGAGGGCAGTGCGGTCATCGCCCGCACCGACGTCGCGGTCAATCCCCGGGTGGCCCAGCAGTACGGCATCCAGGGCGTGCCCTCCCTGCTCCTGTTTCGCGAGGGGAAGCTGGTGAAGCGGATGGTCGGCGTCCTGTCGGGCGACGAGATCGAGCGGAGCCTGAAAGGAATCATCAAGCTGTCGTGA
- a CDS encoding iron transporter yields MTETRAKLKEGFSGGLKRGWGGFLWMMKIIIPISFLTAVLAWTGWLGALDFLLAPLLGFMGLPAMAALPILIGGLTGIYGGIAAMAVLPFSVAEMTLLANFLLICHNLVQEGVIQAKSGLNPVKATLFRVAAAVATVWALTFFIETNPSAAVHAGSLVSSSTQAFPAMVYDWAVSMLDLSVKVFLIIMTILTLLEIAKSMGWIMPVVKALSPFLRVLGLSEKVGILWMTAVVFGLAYGGAVIVEEARQGHISKEELEELQLSIGINHSMVEDPILFMAFGISAFWLWVPRLITAMAATRMLTLWVSWRKRALSPAA; encoded by the coding sequence GTGACCGAAACCCGGGCCAAACTCAAGGAAGGCTTCAGCGGCGGATTGAAACGGGGGTGGGGCGGATTCCTGTGGATGATGAAGATCATCATCCCCATTTCCTTCCTGACGGCCGTGCTCGCCTGGACCGGGTGGCTCGGCGCACTCGACTTTCTCCTCGCGCCCCTCCTGGGGTTCATGGGCCTTCCGGCCATGGCGGCCCTGCCCATCCTCATCGGCGGGCTCACGGGTATCTACGGCGGAATCGCGGCCATGGCGGTGCTGCCCTTCAGCGTCGCCGAGATGACCCTGCTGGCCAATTTCCTGCTCATCTGCCACAACCTCGTCCAGGAAGGGGTCATCCAGGCCAAGTCCGGTCTCAACCCCGTGAAGGCGACGCTGTTCCGTGTCGCGGCCGCCGTCGCCACGGTCTGGGCCCTGACCTTTTTCATCGAGACCAACCCCTCCGCGGCCGTCCACGCGGGCAGTCTGGTCAGTTCCTCCACGCAGGCCTTCCCCGCCATGGTCTACGACTGGGCGGTCTCCATGCTGGACCTTTCCGTCAAGGTTTTCCTGATCATCATGACGATCCTCACCCTGCTCGAAATCGCCAAGAGCATGGGATGGATCATGCCCGTCGTGAAGGCCCTGTCGCCGTTTTTGCGCGTCCTGGGACTGAGCGAGAAGGTCGGAATCCTTTGGATGACGGCCGTCGTCTTCGGCCTCGCCTACGGGGGGGCCGTCATCGTGGAGGAAGCAAGGCAGGGGCACATCTCAAAGGAGGAGCTCGAGGAGCTGCAGCTCTCCATCGGGATCAACCACTCCATGGTAGAGGACCCGATCCTGTTCATGGCCTTCGGGATCAGTGCCTTCTGGCTCTGGGTGCCGCGGCTCATCACGGCCATGGCGGCCACCCGGATGCTCACCCTCTGGGTGTCGTGGCGAAAAAGGGCCCTCAGCCCCGCGGCATGA
- the mutY gene encoding A/G-specific adenine glycosylase, with protein sequence MRRAGMGKHAEADIPRLLLGWYGRNKRGLPWRRTTDPYRIWVAEIMLQQTRVETVLPYYERFLKTFPDVRALAGARQEAVLKAWEGLGYYSRARHLHEAARVVARQHGGKIPADPDELRHLPGVGDYTAGAILSIAFGRRVAAVDGNVLRVIARLFAVEDPVDRGTTRKRIGEIAARLVPADEPGHYNQALMDLGSAVCTPRSPDCPACPLGAICKARRKGSQHAIPAKRKPAAVPRREAAVALIANDRGELLLARRPSRGLLGGLWRFPGGVLREGETPAAGLRRLLREELSLRGSPGKALFSVEHGYSHFTVTVHVMSVSIRGPVPSAGGGTPLRWAGPRGLTRLAVSRLERKILDALPTDRLL encoded by the coding sequence ATGCGCCGTGCGGGCATGGGGAAACACGCCGAAGCGGACATCCCGCGGCTGCTGCTCGGCTGGTACGGGAGAAACAAGCGCGGCCTGCCCTGGCGCAGGACGACGGACCCCTACCGCATCTGGGTAGCCGAGATCATGCTGCAGCAGACCCGCGTCGAAACCGTCCTGCCCTACTACGAAAGGTTTCTGAAGACGTTCCCCGACGTCCGTGCCCTCGCCGGGGCCCGCCAAGAGGCCGTTCTCAAGGCATGGGAAGGGCTCGGGTACTACTCCCGCGCCCGGCACCTCCACGAGGCGGCCCGTGTCGTGGCGAGGCAGCACGGCGGGAAGATCCCCGCCGACCCGGACGAGCTCCGACATCTCCCCGGCGTGGGCGATTACACGGCCGGGGCAATCCTGAGCATCGCCTTCGGAAGGCGCGTTGCGGCCGTCGACGGCAACGTGCTCCGCGTCATCGCCCGTCTCTTCGCGGTCGAAGACCCCGTGGACCGCGGCACGACCAGAAAGAGGATCGGGGAAATCGCGGCACGGCTGGTCCCCGCAGACGAACCCGGCCATTACAACCAGGCCCTCATGGACCTCGGCTCGGCCGTCTGCACGCCCCGAAGCCCCGACTGCCCGGCCTGCCCCCTGGGGGCAATCTGCAAGGCGCGGAGAAAAGGCTCCCAGCATGCGATCCCCGCAAAGCGGAAGCCGGCGGCCGTTCCGCGGCGGGAGGCGGCCGTCGCGCTCATCGCCAATGACCGGGGGGAACTTCTACTCGCAAGGCGGCCGTCCCGGGGGCTGCTCGGCGGCCTCTGGCGATTCCCGGGCGGCGTGCTGAGGGAAGGGGAGACACCGGCCGCGGGGTTGCGCAGGCTGCTCCGGGAGGAGCTGAGCCTGAGGGGCAGCCCGGGGAAGGCCTTGTTTTCCGTCGAGCACGGGTATTCCCATTTCACCGTGACGGTGCACGTCATGTCCGTCTCGATCCGGGGGCCGGTTCCGTCTGCCGGGGGCGGCACCCCGCTGCGCTGGGCCGGTCCGCGGGGGCTCACCCGTCTCGCCGTCTCGAGGCTCGAAAGAAAGATCCTGGATGCGCTGCCGACGGACCGGCTGCTCTGA
- the ybaK gene encoding Cys-tRNA(Pro) deacylase, with amino-acid sequence MSKDHVPATPAIRVLKDNGIDFIPRPYKYEERGGTEVAARELGVDEHLTVKTLVMEDEKKAPFIVLMHGDREVSTKELARILGVKAVQPCDPAAAHRHTGYMVGGTSPFGTKKALPVYVEETILSLPVIYINAGRKGLLVEMRPADLVKLLKPVPVNVAR; translated from the coding sequence ATGAGCAAGGATCACGTACCGGCAACGCCGGCCATCCGGGTCTTGAAGGACAACGGGATCGACTTCATCCCGCGCCCCTACAAGTACGAGGAACGGGGGGGAACGGAGGTCGCCGCGAGGGAGCTCGGCGTCGACGAGCACCTCACCGTCAAGACGCTCGTCATGGAGGACGAGAAGAAAGCACCCTTCATCGTGCTCATGCACGGCGACCGGGAGGTCTCCACCAAGGAGCTCGCCCGCATCCTGGGCGTCAAGGCGGTGCAGCCCTGCGACCCTGCGGCGGCGCACCGCCACACGGGCTACATGGTGGGCGGGACGTCGCCCTTCGGCACGAAGAAGGCCCTGCCCGTCTACGTCGAGGAGACGATCCTCTCCCTGCCCGTGATCTACATCAACGCGGGCCGCAAGGGTCTCCTCGTGGAAATGAGGCCCGCTGACCTCGTGAAGCTGCTCAAGCCCGTGCCGGTCAACGTGGCCAGATGA